In Pelosinus sp. UFO1, one genomic interval encodes:
- a CDS encoding mannosyltransferase family protein: protein MRLPSKRVWLAFFVHTLLISIAFFMSDIIPHHPPAGFVDQSLYPMSTTTEKLIKWDAHWYTYVAGHGYNAKSIVFFPLLTLFINLLSYLGLHIAIAGLLICNLFTFLSFWIMDLTFRLDFSERQVSHALLAYAVMPTSLFLNSIYTEPLFITFSLLCVYFSRLEKWWYGGIAGALAAVTRNLGIFLFLFLLYEFWKKYPRSGKSLLTAIPLFFPPIALSYYMLYNFYLLGDPISFVNSQQNWGRHFAPPWYNLWANLPLTFSNNPYSQPGIALDTFTVIIGLIGFFALTFLLQFKIPTSYLLIGWIWFLIPLSSTTSELPLYSMSRFILPIFPLYLFWGQLPSKIFYCYIFLSAFFLVLFTSLFINWYWIG from the coding sequence ATGAGGCTTCCTTCAAAACGTGTATGGCTTGCATTCTTCGTACATACACTATTAATTAGTATTGCTTTTTTTATGTCTGATATAATACCGCACCATCCTCCAGCAGGCTTTGTGGACCAGTCCCTTTACCCAATGTCAACAACAACTGAAAAACTGATTAAATGGGATGCTCACTGGTATACCTATGTGGCTGGGCATGGATATAATGCAAAATCGATTGTTTTTTTTCCCCTTCTTACCCTTTTTATTAATTTATTATCCTACCTAGGTTTACATATAGCAATTGCAGGATTACTAATCTGCAATCTATTTACTTTTTTAAGCTTTTGGATTATGGATCTTACCTTTCGTTTAGATTTTTCCGAAAGGCAAGTGAGCCATGCTCTCTTAGCTTACGCAGTGATGCCAACCTCTCTTTTTCTTAATAGCATTTATACTGAGCCATTATTTATCACCTTTTCACTTCTCTGTGTCTATTTTTCAAGGTTAGAAAAATGGTGGTATGGAGGAATTGCTGGTGCATTGGCTGCCGTAACCAGAAACCTAGGTATTTTTCTTTTTCTGTTTTTACTCTATGAATTTTGGAAAAAATATCCGAGATCAGGAAAATCTCTTCTTACAGCAATTCCCCTATTCTTTCCGCCAATCGCACTATCATACTATATGCTATATAACTTTTATTTGCTAGGTGATCCCATTTCCTTTGTTAATTCCCAACAAAATTGGGGCAGGCATTTCGCACCGCCTTGGTACAATCTTTGGGCGAATCTCCCTTTAACCTTTTCTAACAATCCTTACAGTCAGCCTGGCATAGCATTGGATACCTTTACTGTCATTATCGGGTTGATAGGCTTTTTCGCCCTCACCTTTTTATTACAGTTTAAAATTCCCACTTCCTATTTACTCATTGGCTGGATTTGGTTTTTGATTCCTCTATCCTCTACAACTTCTGAGCTACCATTATACAGCATGTCTCGCTTTATCCTTCCTATTTTCCCGCTTTATTTATTTTGGGGCCAACTCCCTTCTAAGATTTTTTATTGCTATATTTTCCTAAGTGCCTTCTTTTTAGTCTTATTTACATCCCTATTTATCAACTGGTATTGGATCGGATAA
- a CDS encoding glycosyltransferase family 2 protein produces MDLSIIIPTFNEKNNVRILAMKIINLLKQENYFYEIVFVDDSLDDTPTILEELSQEYKEIKYIHRTNERGLASAVVNGFLHSQGNQIIVMDADLQHPPELLPLILKRLASADIVIPSRFIPGGSDGGLNLFRKLVSGIARGIGYLSIKKLRSISDSTSGYFGFQRSVIDQAQLNPIGWKILIEILVKGKYQTVHEIPYTFVARDAGESKMNFIEQWNYLKHITKLMGHSAEDRRFYTFCAIGILGTFINLLSLTICLSLLNMEEISASINSSCIAMFHNFLWNDKVTWKRNKQQIFRKRLLQFCQFALISSLGIAITTLCTQTFLFLGWSIYVGQLTGIALSTFWNFSANRKWTWSAAHLIVNTEEEKLVVTQEIPSKISWN; encoded by the coding sequence ATGGATCTTAGCATCATAATTCCCACATTTAATGAAAAGAATAACGTTAGAATACTTGCAATGAAAATTATAAACTTATTAAAGCAGGAAAACTATTTCTACGAAATTGTTTTTGTCGATGATAGTCTAGATGATACTCCCACTATATTAGAAGAACTATCCCAAGAATACAAAGAGATTAAATATATTCATAGAACAAATGAACGAGGCTTAGCTTCTGCTGTAGTTAACGGTTTTCTTCACTCTCAAGGTAATCAGATCATTGTGATGGATGCCGATTTACAGCATCCTCCCGAGTTGCTTCCCTTAATCTTAAAAAGGTTAGCCAGCGCTGATATTGTAATTCCTAGCCGTTTCATACCAGGGGGCTCTGACGGGGGGTTAAACCTATTTAGAAAGCTAGTATCAGGAATTGCTAGAGGCATCGGTTATCTCTCTATTAAGAAGTTGCGCTCCATTTCAGATTCAACCAGTGGGTATTTTGGATTTCAGCGAAGTGTTATAGATCAAGCCCAATTAAATCCCATCGGCTGGAAAATTTTAATTGAAATTCTCGTAAAAGGTAAGTACCAGACTGTACATGAAATACCTTATACCTTTGTTGCCCGAGACGCAGGGGAATCTAAAATGAATTTCATAGAGCAGTGGAATTATCTAAAGCACATTACTAAACTAATGGGACATAGCGCAGAAGATCGTAGATTCTACACCTTTTGTGCCATTGGTATTTTAGGGACTTTCATCAATTTGTTAAGTTTAACAATTTGTCTCTCTTTGCTTAATATGGAAGAAATTTCAGCCTCCATTAATTCTTCCTGTATCGCAATGTTTCACAACTTCCTATGGAATGATAAAGTGACATGGAAAAGAAACAAACAACAGATTTTTCGAAAACGCCTCCTGCAATTTTGCCAGTTTGCTTTAATCTCTAGCCTTGGCATTGCCATAACAACTTTATGTACCCAAACTTTTCTTTTTCTCGGATGGAGTATATATGTTGGTCAATTAACTGGTATTGCTCTATCAACTTTTTGGAATTTTTCGGCGAATCGAAAGTGGACATGGTCTGCCGCTCATTTAATTGTAAATACGGAAGAGGAAAAACTAGTAGTAACCCAAGAGATACCGAGTAAAATTTCCTGGAATTAG
- a CDS encoding AraC family transcriptional regulator, translating to MSTLDDFNFELNANPHQFIHQHTTSSHNIWDKFHSHPGMEFIYVEQGEGSAIIDQNIYPFKPGSLMYFQPFQLHRVKADIPEETFYIRSKLLLEPSTVNSYLQSFTVLYRFFQYLWQSNLDCQVIQVDNPSEFNTLFNLYHSRQKELELTEGFSLFFMLFLNTVKNQWTVQNQTEREVELRHIHYAEQVMRWIDRNYHEEFSLISLAKELHLSRFHISHLFRKATGSTITEYLTYRRLREASLLLRTTSLPLQEICNQIGIGNVSYFCQLFKKNAGVTPAQYRIKQ from the coding sequence TTGTCTACGTTGGACGATTTTAACTTTGAACTGAATGCAAACCCTCATCAATTTATCCATCAACATACCACATCTTCCCATAATATCTGGGATAAATTTCATTCCCATCCAGGCATGGAATTTATTTATGTAGAGCAAGGAGAGGGCTCGGCCATTATTGATCAAAATATTTATCCCTTTAAGCCAGGATCACTGATGTATTTTCAACCCTTTCAGCTTCATAGAGTAAAAGCCGACATACCAGAAGAAACCTTTTATATTCGCTCTAAACTGTTACTCGAGCCATCTACTGTAAATTCTTACCTGCAAAGCTTTACTGTTTTATATCGATTCTTTCAATATTTATGGCAAAGTAACTTGGATTGCCAAGTCATTCAAGTAGACAACCCCTCTGAATTTAACACCCTTTTTAATCTCTATCATTCGCGCCAAAAAGAGTTAGAACTTACAGAAGGATTTTCCCTATTTTTTATGCTTTTTTTAAATACAGTAAAAAATCAATGGACTGTCCAAAATCAGACTGAAAGAGAAGTTGAACTTCGCCACATTCATTACGCCGAACAGGTTATGAGATGGATCGATAGAAATTACCACGAAGAATTTTCATTGATATCTCTAGCAAAAGAACTCCATTTGTCTCGCTTTCACATATCCCATCTTTTTCGCAAAGCTACAGGAAGTACCATTACTGAATATCTTACCTATCGCCGCCTGCGGGAAGCCTCTTTGTTACTAAGGACTACGTCCTTACCTTTACAGGAAATCTGCAATCAAATTGGCATTGGTAATGTATCATACTTTTGTCAGCTGTTTAAAAAGAATGCTGGAGTTACACCTGCCCAATACCGAATTAAACAGTAA
- a CDS encoding TRAP transporter large permease subunit, with product MVLAHQLSLMAAVIIVGGIISGVFTATESGAIACLYALILTVFHYKELKLSQLPDILKKVAITCGMVFFLVATSSAFGWIMAYEHIPQNIAAGISSVTKNPIYVLMIINVFVLIVGFFMDLAASILILTPIFLPIAMSIGMDPVHFGIMLLLNLSIGLVHPPVGTALFVGGAIAKCSLESTVKAVLLFIPVLIVVLLLVAYVPAVTMTLPKMFMP from the coding sequence GTGGTTCTAGCTCATCAACTAAGTCTGATGGCCGCAGTTATTATTGTGGGCGGTATCATTAGTGGTGTGTTTACGGCTACAGAATCAGGAGCGATTGCCTGTCTGTATGCTTTAATATTAACCGTGTTTCATTATAAAGAATTAAAGTTATCACAACTGCCTGATATTCTGAAAAAAGTGGCAATTACTTGTGGGATGGTATTTTTCTTAGTAGCCACATCATCAGCATTTGGCTGGATTATGGCTTATGAACATATCCCTCAAAATATTGCAGCAGGAATATCGTCAGTTACAAAGAATCCTATATATGTACTGATGATTATTAATGTATTTGTACTAATTGTTGGATTCTTTATGGATCTAGCGGCCTCTATTTTGATTCTCACTCCTATCTTTTTGCCCATCGCTATGAGTATTGGTATGGATCCCGTTCATTTTGGTATTATGCTATTACTAAACTTATCAATTGGCTTGGTTCATCCGCCAGTAGGAACGGCTTTGTTCGTTGGGGGTGCGATTGCAAAATGCAGTCTAGAAAGTACTGTAAAAGCGGTGCTCTTATTTATCCCGGTTCTGATCGTTGTTCTTTTGTTAGTAGCTTATGTCCCAGCAGTTACTATGACTTTGCCTAAGATGTTTATGCCCTAA
- a CDS encoding APC family permease produces the protein MIRIARRLLIGKPLHNKEIMHERLPKWKALSIFSSDALSSVAYGPEQALLVLVAAQGIVAYGYLSPVIIAVSVLLLIVVLSYVQVSRANPEGGGAYAIAKKNIGEFPALVAAGAVFADYVLTAAVSVAAGTAAIVSAFPILAGKEIGIDLAVLFFILMLVNLRGLRESSTAFVYPTYAFLLGMVVLICTGVYQAFTSDAALIPIASLEKQPMNMAMLYIVLRAFANGCSSMTGVEAIADSVPLFSKPEAKNAITTTYWMAGILVTMLGGVTFMMMHFHISPILEVTALSQLAERIFDRSFLYYYIQLTTMVVLYLAANTAYNGLPVLLSIVAKDGYLPRYLSSRGERLTFSNGIIVITVSAAALIVAYGGQLDHLIALYAIGVFISFTIAQCSMVVHWKRERGRGWLVRAIVNGIGALATGLVVFIITLTKFSHGAWAVLVFIPLMVFIFKKIRAHYDDMAEQLHLPLDVKLENDDGAVGRNFVIVPISSPTRVVYESLKFAKTLSKDIIVLHIAKDDESAARVQAKWEEWNPGMDLEIIQSPYRLTIQPLLDYVEELKKKKNPEDYITVVIPEFETRKWWHRLLHNQTGWILHAMLVIKENVSVTTIPYHLNK, from the coding sequence TTGATCCGAATTGCCCGCCGCCTTCTTATTGGAAAGCCGCTTCATAATAAAGAAATCATGCATGAACGGTTACCCAAATGGAAAGCCTTGTCTATTTTTTCATCTGACGCTTTATCATCTGTTGCATATGGGCCAGAACAGGCCCTACTGGTTTTAGTGGCGGCGCAAGGGATTGTAGCATATGGCTATTTATCCCCCGTTATTATCGCAGTATCCGTTCTTTTACTTATTGTAGTATTATCGTATGTTCAGGTTTCCAGGGCAAACCCTGAAGGCGGAGGCGCCTATGCTATTGCAAAGAAAAATATTGGTGAATTTCCCGCCTTAGTTGCTGCAGGAGCAGTTTTCGCTGATTATGTATTAACGGCGGCAGTGAGTGTTGCTGCTGGTACAGCTGCGATTGTATCGGCTTTTCCTATTTTAGCGGGGAAGGAAATAGGAATTGATTTAGCAGTCTTATTCTTTATTCTTATGCTGGTTAATTTACGAGGTTTGCGTGAATCTTCTACTGCATTTGTATACCCTACCTATGCCTTTTTGCTGGGTATGGTAGTGCTAATCTGTACTGGAGTTTACCAAGCTTTTACTAGTGATGCTGCCCTCATCCCAATAGCATCATTGGAAAAACAGCCTATGAATATGGCCATGTTATATATTGTTCTGAGGGCTTTTGCCAATGGTTGTAGCTCTATGACGGGGGTAGAAGCAATTGCTGATAGTGTGCCCTTATTTAGCAAGCCAGAAGCGAAAAATGCCATTACGACAACTTATTGGATGGCAGGGATCTTAGTTACTATGCTTGGCGGCGTTACTTTCATGATGATGCATTTTCACATAAGCCCAATTCTAGAGGTTACCGCCCTATCTCAGCTTGCTGAACGTATTTTCGACCGGTCATTTTTATATTATTATATACAACTTACAACCATGGTGGTTTTGTATTTGGCAGCGAATACAGCATACAATGGTTTGCCAGTACTACTATCGATTGTTGCGAAAGATGGGTACTTACCAAGGTACCTTAGCTCCCGAGGTGAACGCCTTACTTTCTCTAATGGGATTATCGTGATCACTGTTTCGGCAGCAGCTCTTATCGTTGCTTATGGCGGACAATTAGATCATTTGATCGCATTATACGCAATTGGTGTTTTTATTTCCTTTACCATAGCCCAATGCAGCATGGTAGTGCATTGGAAACGGGAAAGGGGAAGAGGCTGGTTAGTGCGAGCAATTGTAAATGGTATCGGGGCTTTAGCGACTGGTTTGGTAGTTTTCATCATAACGTTAACTAAATTTAGTCATGGTGCCTGGGCAGTATTAGTCTTCATTCCATTAATGGTCTTCATTTTCAAAAAAATTCGGGCCCACTATGACGATATGGCAGAACAATTACATCTGCCTTTAGATGTTAAACTAGAAAATGATGATGGGGCAGTCGGAAGAAACTTTGTCATTGTGCCTATTTCTTCCCCAACGCGTGTAGTTTATGAATCCCTTAAATTTGCAAAAACGCTTAGTAAAGATATCATTGTCTTACATATTGCAAAAGATGATGAAAGTGCAGCGAGAGTGCAGGCAAAGTGGGAGGAGTGGAATCCTGGAATGGATTTGGAAATCATTCAATCCCCTTATCGTCTTACGATCCAGCCATTGCTAGATTATGTGGAAGAGTTAAAGAAAAAGAAAAATCCTGAAGATTATATTACTGTTGTCATTCCCGAATTCGAAACGAGAAAATGGTGGCATAGACTACTGCATAATCAGACAGGTTGGATTCTACATGCTATGTTAGTTATAAAGGAAAATGTAAGTGTGACGACCATTCCCTATCATTTAAACAAGTAA
- a CDS encoding cell wall metabolism sensor histidine kinase WalK — protein MVLAISLRINNMFHKLRLQLTLINLVIIAALFLILTIGTYFFAESQMKTHTEDFTRKIIFDIQAGIIKDIPLNGPINREDHPPSGEQRPSFPPPPGPRPDHPLVFFVKTDPNNKIFFESSSQPLESNQLFALVKKTLDEVETTGTITSQDVYYYYCKVPLQNQPGMLLLFQNFQREKDLLRSLVTALLFIGFICLLLSLGGSLYMADRAIIPIRNAWEQQKCFLADVSHELRTPLTIMQTNLEIVFGNQEETVASQHKWLHNIKEESDAMTKLVNSLLFLARADSKQPLIEKKHFSLSEAITRSLASFSPLAATKDLKLHVLVNPDIYCYGDEGTIRQVITILFDNAIRHTPTSGQISLHLQQNPKNIILTFSDTGEGIPQKHLGKIFDRFYQVDTSRFKGGTGLGLSIAKLIIEAHNGTIQVTSEPMIKTEFLITLPIS, from the coding sequence GTGGTGTTGGCTATTTCTTTGAGGATAAACAATATGTTTCATAAACTACGTTTACAGCTCACACTTATTAATTTGGTGATCATTGCCGCACTTTTCTTAATCTTAACCATAGGGACTTATTTTTTTGCTGAAAGTCAAATGAAGACCCATACAGAAGATTTTACTAGAAAAATAATCTTTGATATCCAAGCTGGGATTATTAAAGATATCCCCCTTAATGGTCCAATTAATCGGGAAGATCACCCACCAAGTGGTGAACAACGCCCCTCTTTTCCCCCGCCGCCAGGCCCTCGACCAGATCATCCACTCGTTTTCTTTGTTAAAACGGATCCTAACAACAAGATTTTTTTTGAATCCTCTTCACAGCCATTAGAAAGTAACCAATTATTTGCCCTTGTGAAAAAAACCTTAGATGAAGTAGAGACAACGGGCACGATTACTTCTCAAGACGTTTATTACTACTATTGTAAAGTTCCTCTTCAGAACCAGCCTGGAATGCTGCTGCTTTTTCAAAACTTCCAGCGGGAAAAAGATTTACTTCGCAGCCTTGTGACTGCCTTACTTTTCATTGGTTTCATATGCCTCCTCTTATCTCTAGGTGGAAGTCTTTATATGGCTGATCGCGCTATAATCCCTATTCGTAATGCATGGGAGCAGCAAAAATGCTTTTTGGCAGATGTTTCTCATGAACTGCGTACCCCCCTAACCATCATGCAAACGAATCTAGAAATTGTCTTTGGCAACCAAGAGGAAACAGTAGCGAGTCAGCATAAATGGTTACATAATATTAAAGAAGAATCGGATGCTATGACCAAACTGGTAAATTCCTTACTCTTTCTGGCACGTGCCGATTCTAAGCAGCCGCTAATCGAAAAAAAGCACTTTTCTCTAAGTGAAGCGATAACGCGTTCATTAGCATCATTCAGTCCCTTAGCAGCTACCAAAGATCTGAAACTCCATGTTTTAGTCAATCCAGACATTTATTGTTACGGCGATGAGGGAACTATCAGGCAAGTAATAACTATTTTATTTGATAATGCGATTCGCCATACCCCAACAAGTGGGCAAATTTCTCTGCATTTACAGCAAAATCCCAAAAATATCATTCTCACTTTTTCCGATACTGGCGAAGGAATCCCCCAAAAACACCTAGGGAAAATTTTTGATCGTTTTTATCAAGTAGATACATCTCGTTTTAAAGGTGGTACAGGATTAGGATTATCTATTGCCAAATTGATTATCGAAGCACATAACGGTACTATCCAGGTCACCAGTGAACCTATGATAAAAACAGAATTTCTCATAACTTTGCCCATATCCTAA
- a CDS encoding response regulator transcription factor, translated as MKLLLIEDEHRLADALAYLLKKNGYDTDTAFDGETGIEMALTGIYDIIILDRMLPKLDGISILQEFRHEGFATPVLFLTAKDTLKDRVEGLDAGADDYLVKPFSSEELLARLRALSRRKNKELVSATITIPEMMFDPLRGEVTKENEIIQLSVKESLLLELLMSNLGQVITKERIFEKIWGYYSGTEIANVDLYIHYLRKKLNTTSIRTVRGVGYFFEDKQYVS; from the coding sequence ATGAAGCTATTACTCATTGAAGATGAACATCGCCTGGCCGATGCGCTAGCATACTTGTTGAAAAAAAACGGCTATGATACGGATACTGCTTTTGATGGAGAAACAGGTATTGAAATGGCCTTAACTGGTATTTATGATATAATCATTCTTGATCGGATGCTTCCTAAGCTAGATGGTATCTCTATCCTACAAGAATTTCGTCATGAAGGTTTTGCTACTCCCGTCTTATTTCTCACAGCGAAGGATACTCTTAAGGATCGAGTCGAAGGTTTAGATGCTGGCGCAGATGATTATCTAGTCAAACCTTTTTCTTCTGAAGAATTACTTGCTAGATTGCGGGCACTCAGCAGAAGAAAAAACAAAGAACTCGTTAGTGCCACGATTACAATTCCAGAAATGATGTTTGACCCTTTACGTGGTGAAGTAACAAAAGAAAATGAAATTATTCAACTTAGCGTCAAGGAATCACTTTTATTGGAGCTTTTAATGTCAAATTTAGGACAAGTCATTACCAAAGAACGTATCTTTGAAAAAATTTGGGGCTACTATTCCGGTACTGAAATTGCGAACGTGGATCTTTATATTCATTATTTAAGAAAGAAGCTCAATACTACTTCGATTAGAACCGTACGTGGTGTTGGCTATTTCTTTGAGGATAAACAATATGTTTCATAA
- the zwf gene encoding glucose-6-phosphate dehydrogenase produces MLRDVKIGPTVIVIFGASGDLTRRKIIPAIYNLFIDGWLPETFSIVGVARTASTDEAFCHQLREGVDTFSRRGKAKDEEWSKFASAIKYMAADYNDKQTYLSLLEDLDTGWRQSANKIFYLATPPTLFTVIVEQLGQLKAFRGEKNYRIVIEKPFGKDLESARALNQSLTDVFDEAQIYRIDHYLGKETVQNILAFRFANAMWEPIWNRSYIDHVQITVAEKVGVGRRGGYYEGAGALRDMVQNHLLQVMCLVAMEPPTSFQADEIRNKRVDVLSAIRPIEKDEVEKFAVRGQYDRGAVDGQPVPAYREEENVAEDSGKETFVAMKLYIDNWRWQGVPFYLRTGKHLPGRVSEISLQFRPVPHHPFSDSIIPSNRLAIQIEPKEGIMLRTQAKEPGLGMKIKPVEMHYTYQEVFKSASPEAYETLLLDVVRGDPSLFMRNDQVEMAWSVLGSVLEIWENSIPVDFPNYAPGEWGPKGAEDLITRDGRSWLVPACLESNRKDGICP; encoded by the coding sequence ATGTTACGCGATGTAAAGATCGGTCCTACTGTTATTGTTATTTTTGGTGCATCTGGTGACTTAACCCGAAGAAAAATCATACCAGCTATTTATAATTTATTTATTGATGGCTGGTTGCCAGAAACGTTCTCTATCGTGGGGGTGGCACGTACAGCTTCCACAGATGAGGCCTTTTGTCATCAATTACGTGAAGGTGTGGATACCTTTTCTCGGAGGGGAAAAGCAAAAGACGAGGAGTGGAGTAAATTTGCCTCTGCTATAAAATATATGGCAGCTGATTATAATGACAAGCAAACCTATCTTTCTCTTTTAGAAGATCTGGATACAGGGTGGCGGCAGTCAGCCAATAAAATATTTTATCTTGCTACACCGCCCACCTTATTTACCGTCATTGTAGAGCAGTTAGGACAGCTCAAAGCCTTTCGTGGAGAAAAAAACTATCGTATTGTCATTGAAAAACCATTTGGCAAAGATTTAGAGTCAGCTCGTGCCTTGAATCAATCATTAACAGACGTTTTTGATGAAGCCCAAATTTACCGGATTGATCACTATTTAGGTAAAGAGACAGTACAAAACATTTTAGCCTTTCGTTTTGCAAATGCCATGTGGGAACCTATTTGGAACCGTAGTTATATTGATCATGTTCAGATAACCGTAGCTGAAAAAGTAGGAGTTGGCAGGCGGGGGGGGTATTATGAGGGAGCAGGAGCCTTGCGTGATATGGTTCAAAATCACTTATTGCAAGTAATGTGTCTGGTGGCAATGGAACCGCCTACCTCCTTTCAAGCAGATGAAATTCGTAATAAGAGGGTTGATGTACTAAGTGCCATTCGTCCAATTGAAAAGGATGAGGTAGAAAAGTTTGCTGTTCGGGGTCAGTATGATAGGGGTGCTGTGGATGGTCAGCCCGTTCCCGCATATCGGGAAGAAGAAAATGTGGCAGAGGATTCTGGGAAGGAAACTTTTGTGGCCATGAAATTATACATTGACAATTGGCGCTGGCAGGGAGTACCTTTTTATTTGCGAACTGGTAAGCATTTGCCAGGCCGTGTTTCCGAAATCTCACTACAGTTTCGTCCCGTTCCTCATCATCCTTTTTCGGATAGTATCATTCCCTCTAATCGTCTTGCAATCCAAATTGAACCGAAAGAAGGTATTATGCTGCGTACCCAGGCAAAGGAACCTGGACTTGGCATGAAAATAAAACCGGTAGAAATGCATTATACATATCAAGAGGTTTTTAAATCTGCCTCTCCGGAAGCGTATGAAACCTTGCTGTTAGATGTGGTTCGTGGAGATCCTAGCTTATTTATGAGAAATGATCAAGTAGAAATGGCTTGGTCTGTCTTAGGTTCCGTGCTAGAAATTTGGGAGAATTCGATACCCGTTGATTTCCCCAATTATGCCCCTGGCGAATGGGGACCTAAAGGAGCAGAAGATTTAATTACACGGGATGGAAGAAGCTGGTTAGTGCCTGCATGTTTGGAATCCAATAGAAAGGATGGAATATGCCCATGA
- the pgl gene encoding 6-phosphogluconolactonase yields the protein MIRIYDDVDALGLGVAELFVEKACKAVKERGRFTLSLAGGETPRRIYEMLSKAPYNHLIPWEKVHVYWGDERYVSANDSRSNQRMARKALLDRVSIPPEQIYPIVCESTPQQTAEDYEKVITANFYGQTPAFDFIFLGLGSDGHTASLFPFTSVLNEKDRWVGHVHLLDLDSHRVTLTAPLINHGVTIVFMVTGAAKAEIVREVLEGPKDIQRLPSQLIAPQNGELYWMLDQAAGKLLQKNKR from the coding sequence ATGATTAGGATCTATGATGATGTAGATGCACTCGGGTTAGGAGTCGCTGAATTATTCGTAGAAAAGGCATGTAAAGCAGTAAAAGAGCGGGGGCGATTTACCCTTTCACTAGCGGGTGGGGAAACACCACGGCGAATTTACGAGATGCTTAGCAAAGCGCCCTATAATCATCTTATTCCCTGGGAAAAGGTTCATGTGTATTGGGGAGATGAAAGGTATGTATCAGCCAATGACAGCCGAAGTAATCAACGTATGGCCCGTAAAGCTTTATTAGATCGTGTATCCATTCCCCCAGAACAGATTTACCCTATTGTTTGCGAATCAACTCCTCAGCAGACAGCAGAGGATTATGAAAAGGTCATTACTGCCAATTTCTATGGACAGACACCAGCTTTTGATTTTATCTTCCTCGGTTTAGGATCTGATGGCCATACAGCCTCTTTATTCCCGTTTACTTCTGTACTAAATGAGAAAGACCGCTGGGTTGGCCATGTGCATTTACTTGACTTAGATAGCCATCGTGTGACTTTGACAGCTCCTCTGATTAATCATGGGGTAACTATCGTATTCATGGTAACTGGTGCCGCTAAAGCTGAAATTGTTCGAGAAGTACTTGAAGGACCTAAGGATATTCAACGATTACCCTCTCAACTGATTGCACCGCAAAATGGTGAGTTATATTGGATGCTAGATCAAGCTGCAGGTAAGTTGCTGCAAAAAAATAAGAGGTAA
- a CDS encoding 2-oxoacid:ferredoxin oxidoreductase subunit beta, whose product MAAHDINLPYVPTWCAGCGDYGIFMALKKAMTSLNLDLEQTVLATGIGCSSKIGQYMNTYRIETLHGRSLPVATGVKLANHNLTVIAEGGDGDGMGLGMGHFVHTARRNIDITYFIHNNQIYGLTKGQSSPTSDLGAVTKFTPAPLGNVEHPINIVKMALNVGATFVARAFVGNSTQLVSLMEQAISHPGFAVIDILQPCVSFNHTNTYQWYQQRAKPIEEMEGYDPADLEKALIFAGLWGEQIPIGLYYQTLRPTFQDSLPQLSHQPLAQQKIDNIDITGLMQKLY is encoded by the coding sequence ATGGCTGCTCATGATATTAATCTGCCTTATGTCCCTACTTGGTGTGCTGGCTGTGGTGACTATGGAATTTTTATGGCACTCAAGAAAGCTATGACTTCCCTAAACCTTGACTTAGAGCAAACTGTGTTAGCAACGGGAATTGGCTGCTCTAGTAAAATTGGCCAATACATGAATACTTACCGAATTGAAACATTACATGGACGGTCTTTACCTGTAGCAACTGGGGTTAAATTAGCCAATCATAATCTTACTGTAATCGCAGAAGGCGGTGACGGTGATGGCATGGGCCTTGGCATGGGACATTTTGTCCATACGGCAAGGCGTAACATAGATATAACCTATTTTATTCATAACAACCAAATCTATGGTTTGACAAAAGGACAGTCATCCCCCACAAGTGACTTAGGAGCAGTGACAAAATTCACTCCCGCACCCCTTGGCAACGTCGAGCATCCTATTAATATCGTAAAGATGGCCTTAAATGTAGGGGCTACTTTTGTTGCTCGGGCTTTTGTTGGCAATAGTACTCAGCTGGTTTCCCTTATGGAACAGGCCATTTCCCATCCAGGTTTTGCAGTGATTGATATTCTGCAACCTTGTGTTTCTTTTAATCACACCAATACCTATCAGTGGTATCAACAGCGTGCAAAACCCATTGAAGAAATGGAAGGGTATGATCCTGCAGATTTAGAAAAAGCACTAATCTTTGCTGGATTATGGGGTGAACAAATTCCCATAGGCTTATATTATCAAACTTTGCGCCCCACCTTTCAAGATTCACTGCCCCAACTCTCTCACCAGCCTTTGGCCCAACAAAAAATTGATAATATTGATATCACAGGTCTCATGCAAAAACTGTACTAA